Part of the Prevotella communis genome is shown below.
GGATACTGACGTGGTTGGGGTGGTTGCGGAAGATATGGAAACCACTACGACCGGCAATGACGCACGACTCCTCGTGGCTGATGCCCTTGAGTATCTCGGTCTCAGCCTCGAAAATCTGGTCGGTATCCAGCAGTTCGGGTTCGCTGCCTTTCTCGGGGATATAGTAGTTGGAGTGCATGCTGGGACTCACAAACATGATGCGCTTGATGTCGGCCCACCAACCTTGTTTCTGACCCTTCAGCTTTTCAATCTCTTCTACAGTAAGGTGGTATTGCTCCATCAACCCTTTGATGACCGCCTTATCATAGAATTCCACACCCAGTCGCTCGGCAAGTTTACGACCTACGGTACGACCTCCGCTTCCTAGTTCACGGTTGATCGTGATGACAAATTTCACGTTTTTATTCATAATGGTTTTATTTTGATTAAAGATTATTTTCTTGTAATGGTCTCCTAATTCCTTCATGGGGTGTTAGTATTATTTTTTTCACTGACAAAGGTAAGAATATTTTCCGTAGCGTCCAAATTATTCGGGAGAAAAGCGCAAAATATTTTTTTTTTGATTACCTTTGCATGCAAATTAAGAGAAACATGATTGTTTGTATAGCAGAGAAACCCAGCGTGGCGAAAGATATAGCACGTATCATCGGTGCTAACAGTAGTCACGACGGATATATGGAAGGCAACGGCTATCAGGTGACGTGGACATTCGGTCATCTGTGTGAGCTGAAGATGCCCGAGGACTATACGCCCGTGTGGAAGGCGTGGAGTCTGTCGGCACTACCCATGATTCCGCCTAAGTTCGGCATCCGCCTGAAGGACGATGCAGGCATCAAGAAGCAGTTTGCCATCATCGAGAGCCTGATGCAGAAGGCCGACGGCATCATCAACTGCGGTGACGCCGGACAGGAGGGTGAACTGATTCAGCGATGGGTGATGCAGAAAGCGCAGGCCAAGTGTCCGGTGCAGCGCCTGTGGATATCGTCGATGACCGACGAAGCCATCCGCGAGGGTTTCGCCACGCTGAAAGACCAGAACGAATATCAGTCGCTCTACCTGGCTGGACTGTCGAGGGCTGTGGGCGACTGGCTCCTTGGTATAAACTGTACGCGCCTGTATACCATTAAATATGGACAGAATAGGCAGGTGCTCTCCATCGGTCGTGTGCAGACGCCCACGCTGGCGCTGATCGTGAACCGTCAGAAGGAGATAGACAACTTCAAGCCGGAGCCCTACTGGGTGCTGGCCACCGTATATCGTGACACAACGTTCACGGCCACATCGGGTAAGTTCACGTCGAAGGAGGAGGGTGAGAAGGCCTTTGCCACCATCGAGGGAAAGCCATTCACGGTGACGAAGGTGGAGAAGAAAAACGGTAAGGAGACGCCGCCAAGCCTGTATGACCTGACCTCGCTGCAGGTGGACTGCAACAAGAAATTCGGGTTCTCGGCTGAGATGACGCTGAACATTATCCAGCAGCTCTACGAACAGAAACTGACCACCTATCCGCGTGTGGATACCACCTTCCTGCCGGATGATGTGTATGCTAAATGTCCGCAGACAATGAACGGACTGTTCCAAGTGAAGTTTGCCGGACAATCAGTTTATGCTGATTTGGTTAAAGCGTTGGGTGGTAAGCCGTTACAGAAGTCAAAGAAGGTGTTTGACTCGTCGAAAGTGACCGACCACCACGCCATTATCCCCACGGGAATCGTGCCCCAGAACCTGACGGATGTACAGCGTAAGGTGTACGACCTGATAGCCCGCCGTTTCATCTCGGTGTTCTATCCCGACTGTAAGTTTGCACAGACCACGGTACTGGGAGATGTGGACGGTGTGGAGTTCAAGGTGACCGGTCGTACCATCATTGATCCGGGATGGCGTGCCGTGTATGCAAAGGACGCTCAGACGGATGATGACGAGAAGAAGCCGGAGGAGGAAGAGCGCACGTTGCCTGCCTTCGTGAAAGGCGAGAGTGGGGAACATACGCCTACGCTGACGGAGAAGATGACCACGCCGCCAAAGTACTATACGGAGGCCACGCTGTTGCGTGCGATGGAGACGGCCGGTAAGCTGGTGGAGGATGAGGAACTGCGCAGGGCGATGAAGGAGAACGGTATCGGCCGTCCGTCAACGCGTGCTGCCATCATCGAGACGCTGTTCAAGCGCCATTATATCCGCAAGGAACGCAAGAACCTGTTGGCCACGCCTACGGGTATAGAACTGATAGACTTGATTCGTGAGGAGCTCCTGAAGAGTGCCGAACTGACGGGTATCTGGGAGAAGAAACTTCGCGACATAGAGGCGAAGAAATACGATCCGATGCAGTTTATCGATGAACTGAAGCAGCAGGTCACGGAAATTGTCCGCGAGGTGATTGGCGACACCACCAACCGTCGTGTCACCGTGACCACCGAAGAAGACCTGAAGGTCAAGAAGAAGCGCGCAACAAAATCCACTGCTCCCAAGTCTAACAACTCCCCTCTCTCACAGAGAGGGGCTGGGGGTGAGTCTGCAGGGGGTGAGTCTGCTGGGGGTGAGTCCGGTGATTCTTTGGCTGGCCAACCTTGCCCTGTTTGCGGCCAAGGCACCATTATCAAGGGCAAAACGGCCTATGGCTGTTCGCGCTGGAAGGAAGGATGCACTTTCCGCAAACCTTTTGAGCAATAAAACGGAGAAGTTTGCGTTATAATAGGGTATGCGCAAACTTATCGCAATCATATATACAGCATTAATCGGTCTCCTCGTCACAGGATGTGGAGCCGATTCTGCTATGCGTAAGGGTGACAAGTTCTATGCCCTGGGTGAATACAATGATGCTGCCGACCAGTACAAGAAGGCCTACTCGCAGACGAAGTCGAAGGACAAGCCCTTGCGCGGGCAGCGAGCCTTGAAACTGGCCGACTGCTACCGACGTATCAACTACACGCAGAAGGCTATCGGAGCCTACCAGAATGCGGTGCGATTTAAGCAGGCCGACTCTACGGCGATGCTCCATCTTGGGCGCTTGCAACTGAAAAACGGGTCGTATAAGGAGGCTGAGAAGATATTTAAAACGTTAGAGGATTCTATGCCGCGTAACATTCTGGTTAAGAATGGATTACAAAGTGCGCAGATGGCGCCGAAATGGAAGGCGGAAGCCCAGTATTCAGGCTATACGGTGAAGAAGCAGGACCTGTTTAACTCGCGCCGGTCGGAGTACTCACCGATGTTGGCTGGCGATGATTACAACCAATTGTATTTCTCGAGTACTCGCAGTCAGGCAAAGGGCGACGAACTGAGTGGCATCACGGGTACGAAGAATGCGGATATCTTCTTCTCACAGAAAGATGACAAGGGAAAATGGTCGAAGCCGGAGGTGATAGAGACCGACCTGAACACGGAGTTTGATGAGGGTGCCTGTGTCTTTACGCCCGACTTCAAGACGATGTATCTCACGGTGTGTAAGACCGACCCGGAATATCCGCGCTTTGCACAGATAGCCACCGCCCAGCGTAGTGATGCATCGTGGGGTAAGGCTACCGAACTGGAGATTACGAAGGACACGCTATCTACGTTTGCGCATCCTGCCATATCGCCCGATGGCATGTGGCTCTATTTCGTCAGCGACATGCCCGGCGGACTGGGCGGCTATGATATCTGGCGTGTGGAGATTACGGCCCACGGACTGAACAGTCTGGAGAATCTGGGGGCGCCTATCAACACGCCCGGCAACGAGATGTTTCCCACGTTCCGCCCGAATGGAGACTTGTATTTCTCGAGCGACGGGCATCCGGGATTCGGAGGCTTGGATATCTTTATAGCTTCGCCTAATAAGGATGGGGTGTATGTGATAGAGCACCCTGGCGCACCGCTCAACTCGCAGGGTGATGACTTCGGCATGACTTTCGAGGGACTGCACAACAGGGGCTATTTCTCGTCGAACCGTGGCGACGCACGCGGATGGGACCATATCTACTCGTTTGAGAAGCAGGAGGTGGTACAGACGGTGAAGGGCTGGGTGTACGAGAAAGACGGATACGAACTGCCTGAGGCACTGGTCTATATGGTGGGTAATGACGGTACGAACAAGAAACTGAGCGTGAAGGGTGACGGTTCGTTTACGGAACTGATAGACCCCAACGTGGACTATGTGTTCCTGGGTACGTGTAAGGGCTACCTGAACCATACGGAGGAGTTGCGCGTAGAACCGGTACTGGAGTCGGAGGAATACGTGCTGCAGTTCCCCCTGGCATCGCTCACGGCGCCTGTGCTCATCAGGAATATCTTCTATGATTTCGACAAGGCTACGCTGCGCCCGGAGTCAACCATGGCGCTGGATAGCTTAATAGAACTGCTCAACGAGAATGCGAATATCACCATCGAACTGAGTGCGCATACCGACTATCGTGGTTCGGCGGCCTACAACGAGCGACTCTCACAGCGTCGTGCGGAGAGTGTGGTGAATTATCTGATAGAACATGGTATAGCGGCGGATCGCCTGAAGCCCGTGGGCTACGGTAAGATGAAGCCTAAGACGGTGAAGCGCAAGCTCACGGAGACCTACCCCTGGCTGAAGGAGGGCGATGTGCTGACGGAGGAATTCATCAAGGCCCTAGACGAGGAGAAACAGGAGATATGCAACCAGTTGAACCGCCGCACGGAATTCACCGTGCTGCGTACAACCTACGGCATGGATGCTAAATCTGCAGACGCTCCATCTTCTGAACCAGTTCAACCACAGCCAGGGAGATAAGTACACCGGCTGTCATGAAGATGGGTACGGGGTGCAAATCGCCGATATTGGTATTCAGGAGTGTGAGGATACCGCGGAAGATGGGTTGCCAGCCTACGAATACCACGAAGGCCACGATGCCCAGCAGCACGCAGAAGAGTGTCCACAGATGCGACAGGCACACGGCGTTATAAGGCACCTTGCGCATCACACGTTCCGTAAATCCGTTGTCTTCCACCTTCACCGCCTTTGCGGGTTGGAAGAACTGTTCCAGTAATTGATCATTTATTTCCGTCATAGCCATTATTCTTTAAGTAGGTCGTCAGTTTCTCTTTACCGCGTCGCAGGTGCGACTTCACCGTATTCACCGGCATTTCTGTCATCTTGGCTATCTCGTCGAGCGAATAGCCGTCGATGAGCTGTAGGGTCACGCACACTCGCTCTTCCTCCTTGAGGATGGCGAGGGCTGAGTGGATATCAAGACCCACCCCCGTCCCCTCCCTGTAAGTGAGGGGCGTAGATTGACTTTGCTCCAGAGGGCGACCACTCCCCTCTCTCTCAGAGAGGGGCTGGGGGTGAGTCCTCCTCTTGTCGTCATAGTACACATTATACGCAATACGGAAGAGCCAGGTCTGAAACGAGGCGATACCCTGGAATTGCGTGATGTGGGTATAGGCACGGATAAAGGTGTCCTGTGCCAGGTCGTCGCTCAGCGCCTCGTTGCCCAGCGTGAGGTTGAGCAGGAACCGGCGCACGGGCGACTGGTATTTCCTTACCAACTGGTCGAAGGCCCGTCGGTTGTGGAATACCGCCACCTGTGCTACGAGGGATATATCGCTTAGCGACTGCATGGTCTTTATCTGGGTTTATTCGTGTTCTGGTTCCTGGGTGGATGTTCTGCTCTCGCTGCCTTTGTTGAACATGCGGTCGTGCAGCTCCTGCTCCTTCTGCTTCTGCTTGGCACCATAACCGATAGCCATGTTACCAATGCCAATCAGGGTGATGAGGACACCGATAGCCATTCCGAGTTTGCCGATAATCACCCACAGCAGTAAGCCAACGCCAGCGCCGAGGAATATCTGCTTGACACCTTTGTTCCACACGTCCTCTCCTTTCTGGCTGGGCATGCCCACGGCCTCTACGGGTATCTGCTTGCCACTCTTCATGGCCATCTCCATCATGCGCATCTTCTGCTTGCGGCTCTTATAGACGAAGAACAGGATGATGCCTATCAGGCCAACCGGGGCCAGGATAAAGATAATAATCAGGACGATAATCACAAATAACATACCTAACAGACCGTCGTCAATGCCTATTTCACTCATCAGGGAATTGGTGTCAGAGGCACTCATTCTGTCCCATACTTCATCTTCATCCCAGAAGTCCTCATCCATTGCAGCTGAGTCCAATGATGTGGTGTCAGAGTATGCCTCTATCTGAGGCACGGTGTCATTCTTAGGCGTAGCAGCCTTCTTCTGTGCTTCCATGGGCACTGCCATGGTCATGATGGCAAGTACCAGTGTAAATAGAATCTTTTTCATATTCTTTCTCCTTTTCTTTTGTTGTTTCTGTACGTTAGACGTAGGGAGAAATAAAAAAGTTGCAACGGGTGCAACTTTTTTTAAAAATAAATCAGATTTTATTTTGTCTGGAACGCAAAATTCTCGAGTTTGCAGAGGGATTTGCCCTTCGTATCC
Proteins encoded:
- a CDS encoding AAA family ATPase, whose translation is MNKNVKFVITINRELGSGGRTVGRKLAERLGVEFYDKAVIKGLMEQYHLTVEEIEKLKGQKQGWWADIKRIMFVSPSMHSNYYIPEKGSEPELLDTDQIFEAETEILKGISHEESCVIAGRSGFHIFRNHPNHVSILIQASQPFRLERVMRKQGISEKEALKVIKEVDLMRENYVRKHTGTSRYDTRNYDIVIKADGKTEDEIVDIIMLYLK
- a CDS encoding DNA topoisomerase 3, producing MIVCIAEKPSVAKDIARIIGANSSHDGYMEGNGYQVTWTFGHLCELKMPEDYTPVWKAWSLSALPMIPPKFGIRLKDDAGIKKQFAIIESLMQKADGIINCGDAGQEGELIQRWVMQKAQAKCPVQRLWISSMTDEAIREGFATLKDQNEYQSLYLAGLSRAVGDWLLGINCTRLYTIKYGQNRQVLSIGRVQTPTLALIVNRQKEIDNFKPEPYWVLATVYRDTTFTATSGKFTSKEEGEKAFATIEGKPFTVTKVEKKNGKETPPSLYDLTSLQVDCNKKFGFSAEMTLNIIQQLYEQKLTTYPRVDTTFLPDDVYAKCPQTMNGLFQVKFAGQSVYADLVKALGGKPLQKSKKVFDSSKVTDHHAIIPTGIVPQNLTDVQRKVYDLIARRFISVFYPDCKFAQTTVLGDVDGVEFKVTGRTIIDPGWRAVYAKDAQTDDDEKKPEEEERTLPAFVKGESGEHTPTLTEKMTTPPKYYTEATLLRAMETAGKLVEDEELRRAMKENGIGRPSTRAAIIETLFKRHYIRKERKNLLATPTGIELIDLIREELLKSAELTGIWEKKLRDIEAKKYDPMQFIDELKQQVTEIVREVIGDTTNRRVTVTTEEDLKVKKKRATKSTAPKSNNSPLSQRGAGGESAGGESAGGESGDSLAGQPCPVCGQGTIIKGKTAYGCSRWKEGCTFRKPFEQ
- a CDS encoding OmpA family protein: MRKLIAIIYTALIGLLVTGCGADSAMRKGDKFYALGEYNDAADQYKKAYSQTKSKDKPLRGQRALKLADCYRRINYTQKAIGAYQNAVRFKQADSTAMLHLGRLQLKNGSYKEAEKIFKTLEDSMPRNILVKNGLQSAQMAPKWKAEAQYSGYTVKKQDLFNSRRSEYSPMLAGDDYNQLYFSSTRSQAKGDELSGITGTKNADIFFSQKDDKGKWSKPEVIETDLNTEFDEGACVFTPDFKTMYLTVCKTDPEYPRFAQIATAQRSDASWGKATELEITKDTLSTFAHPAISPDGMWLYFVSDMPGGLGGYDIWRVEITAHGLNSLENLGAPINTPGNEMFPTFRPNGDLYFSSDGHPGFGGLDIFIASPNKDGVYVIEHPGAPLNSQGDDFGMTFEGLHNRGYFSSNRGDARGWDHIYSFEKQEVVQTVKGWVYEKDGYELPEALVYMVGNDGTNKKLSVKGDGSFTELIDPNVDYVFLGTCKGYLNHTEELRVEPVLESEEYVLQFPLASLTAPVLIRNIFYDFDKATLRPESTMALDSLIELLNENANITIELSAHTDYRGSAAYNERLSQRRAESVVNYLIEHGIAADRLKPVGYGKMKPKTVKRKLTETYPWLKEGDVLTEEFIKALDEEKQEICNQLNRRTEFTVLRTTYGMDAKSADAPSSEPVQPQPGR
- a CDS encoding DUF5056 domain-containing protein, coding for MTEINDQLLEQFFQPAKAVKVEDNGFTERVMRKVPYNAVCLSHLWTLFCVLLGIVAFVVFVGWQPIFRGILTLLNTNIGDLHPVPIFMTAGVLISLAVVELVQKMERLQI
- a CDS encoding RNA polymerase sigma factor, with the translated sequence MQSLSDISLVAQVAVFHNRRAFDQLVRKYQSPVRRFLLNLTLGNEALSDDLAQDTFIRAYTHITQFQGIASFQTWLFRIAYNVYYDDKRRTHPQPLSEREGSGRPLEQSQSTPLTYREGTGVGLDIHSALAILKEEERVCVTLQLIDGYSLDEIAKMTEMPVNTVKSHLRRGKEKLTTYLKNNGYDGNK
- a CDS encoding DUF6249 domain-containing protein — its product is MKKILFTLVLAIMTMAVPMEAQKKAATPKNDTVPQIEAYSDTTSLDSAAMDEDFWDEDEVWDRMSASDTNSLMSEIGIDDGLLGMLFVIIVLIIIFILAPVGLIGIILFFVYKSRKQKMRMMEMAMKSGKQIPVEAVGMPSQKGEDVWNKGVKQIFLGAGVGLLLWVIIGKLGMAIGVLITLIGIGNMAIGYGAKQKQKEQELHDRMFNKGSESRTSTQEPEHE